One genomic region from Clarias gariepinus isolate MV-2021 ecotype Netherlands chromosome 22, CGAR_prim_01v2, whole genome shotgun sequence encodes:
- the zfp64 gene encoding zinc finger protein 64 translates to MYVSSVELTMASFSRDEINHLLMEVSPDIHICGFCKQQYNNFEVFLAHKQNECQLPSTDISDTSTGAAEIVQEFPLEDTLQTCVSKTVKKTVKTQKPASKKLKPALSQKRRICTFSGCTFKTQYGQKDMERHMLTHTGDRPFECELCHKRFSRRDKLNLHSRSHTGEKPHKCKHCPYAAADSSSLKKHLRVHYDERPFKCQICPYASRNSSQLTVHLRSHTGDAPFQCGECGAKFKINSDLKRHTRVHSGEKPYACELCDYRCAMKANLKSHARLRHGAYACTECDFRCTAKAALRAHSRQHAPARPLRCTRCSYSCTSKGALKRHERVHSDERPFTCHCCPFASKQRANLLVHIKKCHGEKVGERRSKGAKQGKTGGESPSPVGSRYRVRLEASRAYRCNLCDESFVREDSLRSHQRQHNNTEKQLRLTQSTQMQNSTAKQTGKESEPISLTLTNGSVPSYANTQVKIFVAPPPGQEGTFIQAAVDVPSSKPGAVLLNSEGQNVILNPIIQQVSLLTPVQHMTPAEGNLEHQTVLLTHISGSEENPLLQTNLSSHTPIETQTFISSSSSSESSHAFITSCSDLDSLHALIQQGGAEVTVVTEGHTSITTAATASSTFESPLDVQGPSCEDDLKQSDEGNPALDDGLVSDINIESSSSILVHNVTLSMSEHDQQASIYQLSPHQIFSDSNPSDKIED, encoded by the exons ATGTATGTTTCAAGTGTAGAATTGACAATGGCATCCTTTAGCCGAGACG AAATAAACCATTTGCTGATGGAGGTGAGCCCTGACATCCACATCTGTGGCTTCTGCAAGCAGCAATACAACAATTTTGAAGTGTTTCTTGCACACAAGCAGAATGAATGTCAGCTTCCCAGCACAGACATCTCAGACACAAGTACAGGAGCTGCTG AAATTGTGCAAGAGTTTCCTTTGGAAGACACGTTACAGACCTGTGTGTCTAAGACTGTGAAGAAGACTGTAAAAACCCAGAAACCAGCCTCCAAAAAGCTGAAACCTGCACTCAGTCAGAAGCGACGTATTTGCACCTTCTCGG GTTGTACATTCAAAACCCAGTACGGCCAAAAGGATATGGAAAGACACATGCTAACTCATACTG GTGACAGGCCGTTTGAGTGTGAACTGTGCCACAAGCGCTTTAGTCGGCGGGACAAGCTTAATCTGCACAGCCGCTCGCACACCGGGGAAAAGCCACACAAGTGCAAGCACTGCCCGTACGCTGCCGCAGACAGCAGCAGCCTGAAGAAGCATCTGCGTGTGCACTACGACGAGAGGCCCTTCAAGTGTCAGATCTGCCCATACGCCAGCCGCAACTCCAGCCAGCTCACTGTGCACCTGCGCTCACACACAG GAGATGCCCCATTCCAGTGTGGTGAGTGCGGCGccaaatttaaaatcaactcGGACTTGAAGCGTCACACACGTGTGCACTCAGGCGAGAAGCCGTATGCATGCGAGCTATGCGATTACCGCTGTGCTATGAAGGCCAACCTGAAGTCGCATGCCCGCCTGCGCCACGGTGCCTACGCCTGCACAGAATGTGACTTCCGGTGCACAGCCAAGGCAGCGCTGCGTGCACACTCCCGCCAGCATGCACCCGCTCGACCGTTACGCTGCACCCGCTGCTCGTACTCCTGCACCAGCAAGGGGGCGCTTAAGAGACACGAGCGTGTGCACTCAGATGAGCGCCCATTCACCTGCCACTGCTGCCCCTTTGCCAGCAAGCAACGTGCCAACCTGCTCGTCCACATAAAAAAGTGCCATGGTGAGAAAGTTGGAGAGAGACGCAGCAAAGGAGCCAAACAAGGTAAAACAGGAGGGGAGTCACCCAGTCCTGTCGGTTCAAGATACCGAGTGAGACTCGAAGCATCGCGCGCATACCGCTGCAACCTGTGTGATGAATCATTTGTGAGAGAAGATTCGTTACGAAGTCACCAGAGGCAACATAATAATACAGAAAAGCAGCTTAGACTCACACAAAGTACACAGATGCAAAATAGTACTGCAAAACAAACAGGTAAAGAGTCTGAGCCGATTTCActgactctcacaaatgggtcAGTTCCTTCCTATGCAAATACTCAGGTGAAGATCTTTGTAGCACCTCCTCCAGGTCAGGAGGGAACGTTCATCCAGGCAGCAGTGGATGTCCCATCTTCGAAACCTGGAGCAGTTCTGCTCAATTCAGAAGGGCAGAATGTCATTCTAAACCCAATAATACAACAGGTTAGTCTGTTAACCCCAGTACAACACATGACCCCAGCAGAGGGCAACCTCGAGCACCAGACTGTCTTATTAACTCACATCAGTGGCAGTGAGGAAAACCCTCTACTGCAGACAAACCTTTCTTCACACACCCCAATAGAGACCCAGACCTTTATCAGTTCCAGTTCATCTTCAGAAAGCAGCCACGCATTCATCACCTCATGTTCAGACCTCGACAGCCTGCACGCCCTCATCCAGCAGGGTGGTGCCGAGGTCACTGTGGTCACTGAGGGCCACACCTCCATCACTACAGCAGCAACAGCAAGCTCCACCTTTGAATCTCCACTGGATGTTCAAGGGCCATCTTGTGAGGATGACCTGAAGCAGTCAGATGAGGGGAATCCAGCACTGGACGATGGTCTTGTGTCTGATATAAACATTGAGTCGTCTAGTTCCATTCTTGTACACAATGTCACTTTGTCAATGTCAGAGCATGATCAACAGGCATCCATCTACCAGCTCTCACCCCATCAGATCTTCTCTGACTCTAATCCATCAGACAAGATTGAGGACTGA